A segment of the Stigmatopora nigra isolate UIUO_SnigA chromosome 15, RoL_Snig_1.1, whole genome shotgun sequence genome:
aataaatacacataaatagaCACAAGAACATGAAATGCTAAATCACCACCCCTTTGAGACTAAAGATAACATCATCCAAACAAACTACTTTGAGATGAGGAAAACCAACAATTTCAAGGGAGTCATATTTGCTAATATTTTATAACATTTCTACAGTTTAAACCACAAGTCCAGAAGTCTTGaaatttaaagaatttatttgacatttaacaATATACAATTcattataaaatatgggaatttGAATACTATACATTTACAGAGTATAGCGTATAATTTCAATGTGTTCAATAACCAGAAAATAACAGGATGGCATATATTGAAGTGAAAAAGTCAAAACTAGcaacattgaaaataataaatgatcaTTGTCACAGGTCACAATTCAATCCCAAATGATCTTGGTTACTACAACTTAAAAGGattattgcaatttttgtaCTTCACTgtggaaaaaataatgaacaaaaaataaaatggacataTAAGTACATTTATATCAATGGATTTCTGAAACCTTATTCAAGTCaaaattaaacatgttttatgtaTGCACAACATATAgcctatattttcaatttgagtttttattgcagACTTGCCAAGCACAAATGTGATTTGTTATGGGACTTGCGTTGGAAAACAGCGCCACCATGCGTCCAAGCACATTTTGATGTCAGGGCAGACACCTATTCTTATTTCCACTTAAAACACAagtgtaaaattaaattaaaggaGATCTTGAATCAACACGATAATTGTGCAATGTGTAATGGTGATATATGACCaaattgatgttaaaaaaaCGTTACTTTGAGCTTTTGCATTTACGTTTCACCACTTtcagttaatttttttgtcacccAAGGTTGTTGCTGTTGGTAGCATATCAATCACATGATTTTCACTATTGAGAGTTTCAGTGTCATTAATCGCATCTTCACGCCCAGTTTCGATTAACACGCATGGCGTTCCCgacaacatatttttaattaaaaggctTGTTTTCAAAGCGCAAATTCCGACGTCAGTAACTTGATCAGAAGCAGCCCGTGTAGCATCCTCCGGACTATCGGCATTAAAACCAGCAACTACACCAATTGTGGCACCAACACATCCCCCTATAAGTCCCCCTATCATTGCAGGTGGACCACAGGTGGTTACCGTGGTAGTTACGATAGAGGCGACAACAACACCCGTGGCAGCGCCAAAGATGGCTCCGATACACAGGCCGACAAAGCCTGCACTAACGACGCATTTCACAATTGGCCAATACTTATCACAAAAACCTATTTCATTACTGCCACTTCCGGAAATCATTTGTTGCCTCACAGCTTCCTTGGCCCGTTGAAACATTTCATTTGTATAAAACCCGGTTCTACTTCCCATGAGCATCTCGTCCACCTTTCCCATAAGTTCATGAACCTGCTGCCTATCGCTGGAGTTTTCATTGTTGAACACATGGTACCTACCCCCACACTTGCGAATTAGTTCTCTGAGCGAAGGGGGAGCCTCGCTCAGGTATTCTTCAAAGGTCTTGCCCTGTAGACGATCCCCGCCAGTAAAAAGAACCACTGTGTGATCTCTGATGGCAGCATTGCCAAAAAGTTTGGCCAGATTAATAGCAGGCTGCATTTGGTTTCTTGTAAAACGCCCGATCGGTACAACCAAGAAAAAGGCACTGGGTGCGAAATCAGTCAAAACAATGCATTTGGCTATTTCTTCAAAAACTTCTTCCTCGCTGAGTTGAGTATCCCCGAAGCCTGGCATGTCTACCACTGTCACCTTTCTCTTTCGGTCGTGAGCCTCCACAAGCTCTGTGGTTCCAGCCTTGGTACGCTGGGTCAATGAGCTGAAACTCAGCGCTGACTTAAAGAATTGGTCCTGGCCGAGGATGGTGTTTCCCGACGCACTTTTGCCTGCCCCTGTGTTTCCCATAAGGACCAGTCTGAGTTCCTCATGCCAAGTGACCTCAGAGGCCATCATCTCTCTGTCAAGGGATTGGAAAGCTGCACACATTAGGGTAAAAACTTAGTGAATTAACATATTCATTCTAgatcagggttgggcaaaccaGCCCTCGAGGGCctctgtgggtgcaggtttttgttccaactgatccagcaccgACACCGACTAGTAAGagttctgcagaaaacaagaagcacctggcagcaatccactgattgcacttgcaggacaccagattggtaaaaaagtgtcctctttatgggttggaacgaaacCCCTTACCCATTGTGGCCATTTGtgcaatagtttgcccacccctgttctattTTTTAGCATTACTCAATCGTTACTTTTCTATAACATCAAGCTCTCACAGTACAATGTACAGTATCAAtacctctccctctctcccttttTAGATTTCCCGAGGTTAATTGTTATACGTACATACTAACAATTCCCAAATTACATGATTTATCGTTCACTGCCATCTATTGGCTGCAATGTGAGCATATTtagaaaaagtcataaaatctaCAAGATCAAAAATAGCTCTCCTGTGTAGCTTAAATTTGCAACAAATTGgagatataaaaaaagaaaacacaacgTCTATACAACTGTGCAGGCCCCAAAACcacaaaagtcaaaatattacaATCGCACCCCAAAGAGGGTCTTAAGTAAACTATCGGGTAGCACTTCATGTAACGTCGAAACCTAGGGAAGTTAACTGAAATAATCttgaaaaagtttaaaataCTTTACCCGGGGCTCGATGCGTGGACAAAACGGCGTTGCTAGGAAAGTCGTCTGTTTTGTGCTTTCAGTAGTTCAAGGACTTCTTCACGTAAAAGGGACGCCTAAAAGGAAGGATGGACACGCCCACGCCATGTCTGTACacgcttgttatttttttttccacaacaaaACATCGAAAaattgtttgtcttttccttCAGTAacaaagtacaagtacttgtattCGATTGCATCTGAATGTTCAACGCATTGATGTCCAATTTCTTTAGGTGGCAAAAGCacggctctcgagccgcattcggctcccagccaaaataaatgtctctttgcttcttatcatattttgcataTACCCTGGctctttgtcttttttcatatgtttattatatttttattgtctactgcaacactcaaattcatcaaacaatgacaatttaaaaaaaaatcatttggcagattggattttttttatgctgcttctcCCATATTTACAGGGCACTTGATCCAACTTTAGTGTGCAATATAATGTAAACCAATCCTACTGTCACCTTACTGATTTTCCTCATGTTTTTTTGACACTAGTactaaaaaatggaaatttgcctgtggctataatcttactTATTTATACATGTAGGTGTTTATTAACATGTATTTTccttttatcaaataaatcaaactaaaaaGGTCACAAAAGGCAGGGAGAGGCCAAGCATTTCCCGTAAAATGTCTTGACGTGAAACGAAAGTAAAAGTATGCTTGCTTAGTGCACTCCCAAAACTGagaaacatgaaaaatacattagtaGAAAATTAGGTGG
Coding sequences within it:
- the LOC144208179 gene encoding GTPase IMAP family member 4-like encodes the protein MMASEVTWHEELRLVLMGNTGAGKSASGNTILGQDQFFKSALSFSSLTQRTKAGTTELVEAHDRKRKVTVVDMPGFGDTQLSEEEVFEEIAKCIVLTDFAPSAFFLVVPIGRFTRNQMQPAINLAKLFGNAAIRDHTVVLFTGGDRLQGKTFEEYLSEAPPSLRELIRKCGGRYHVFNNENSSDRQQVHELMGKVDEMLMGSRTGFYTNEMFQRAKEAVRQQMISGSGSNEIGFCDKYWPIVKCVVSAGFVGLCIGAIFGAATGVVVASIVTTTVTTCGPPAMIGGLIGGCVGATIGVVAGFNADSPEDATRAASDQVTDVGICALKTSLLIKNMLSGTPCVLIETGREDAINDTETLNSENHVIDMLPTATTLGDKKIN